One Tubulanus polymorphus chromosome 5, tnTubPoly1.2, whole genome shotgun sequence DNA segment encodes these proteins:
- the LOC141904964 gene encoding transmembrane protein 131-like isoform X3, with the protein MSNLELSFILLIANILYFKTTHVNGLESPGQAFIQTDNNELKYMMDEVPLQVISDDPFPDLNNQYDGNSLSNPIKFQPPLLDFHQQAVGMPKMEQVLLINTDTENSLHLLSISGSTVHFHCSFFQDKIVPPGANTSFDVVFLARQVGNVENTLYIHTSQGTFRYQVFGIGTPNPYRLQPFLGAKVPLNSSFSPLINMHNPHGTSLQVVEMYSSGGDLHLELPSGEKEAPKKLWEIPPYETKTVMKASFVGRNANNHTAFIRIKTNKTDDPTETLVLPVEVEVSSVPGIYSPVDVLDFDILRTLDGPKALRLNLINSGTKPIHITSVSVNESNPAVTVDFRPVKLLPGVLRRTPVALVTLTAAKALHAHQWRGDIIIKTKNEEAKLIVPFRATVLHGSLVYDSNNTKFYSGKTLTNVTRCIPLTNTFNFSLVVYNITLPPDVSNYFSIMNFSRPMIIKSRETNSSLWVTFKPNVTDLHFTFMLRLSTNASVFHIPIFVYNGQLKVVHHRPEIYKGQLDFGTMGVEEKRSMTFTLRNDNPVDIVISEFGANMENTLVELLGVEKGNGTTLTQLHNKSEIDINPLIIKPFHYAVFSVNLMAPDWEGTFVAEIIIVTQYENVYIPMTLRTAEGSLNANPEIIVFDNVYPGKIAHKVLRIHSSFENLMEVRELTFQPNDTRFYYRPPERVPVYLEPQQDTVIGEIYFDARRECHDECYVGLPTYTPGGHQWLLGLTLDKDVADTDQYWYTRFQQKWQVLGAREKSTINVTIQLDTNQVRGFLFPAHAHLHWPPLIRKTSRLKFPLTQIGNTSVSEFVIENPGDIPVLIQVLPLSSYPSPHTILDMTQLKLPKDTTDFIETEDDEIFTLQGSEMYDQKNKPVIGYQKLIENTLGVKPHHNSISAMLDPGSKLNVKIGFQPKDPSSRTTLIIVRNNLTIIDTIVVQGRGGVGMMKFGSKDSAAAGAGAAPNSAPLQFDMTEKHLKYCDKKRQNKGVLPNFTVKRPFIIKNSGELPFFVHGFHVNGEPCEGFGFRVLNCEGFDLKPNSSQKIEIAFTPDFTMSRIQRVLSVHTTLGPVSNYSLQATLPAHMLTRCSAALPRPPWEPVLYYSITSCMGLLLFCVLTAAYFEADRVFSADIILRRSRSQNGNSSAGGGGVDRSKIFDLKTIAGVKTSSTDSSSSSSATKMTKIIADLSNGHVEKNRASGAAGTPNSVHRTTRSNEKKDASQHVAINGIKHQTTTDSSSAGATGSKKNKINNTKKSSNDLRERSGSGKDSSVTMTTTTPTITTIKPEMTTTVAAAAGASSGVDCIDQITINTHHDNNQHQHQQQQQLHNALLITDNTATNNNMIYDFDETSDFKRESGKPKMKRKSRTKQDEFRSKTLDVYELDDTSSTTTESSVDNDDKLSSARDSTPEPILPTKTRKISKDKKNKSSSNHHGDKSAAAIEDTKDEDDDFVLNTKSKAHKKIGRLDPKKSFGGNILRPSSLELPYTTKLESSSKENTQPKSDEIKLSKKSSKNNKRNKNKGSDVSTDSDVSDHSAAPLWDTGDISLQPGDLTDLAQQTELFALKHQRHLQSMNLNAQQPQMMMNADMSLTPGAAPPSSYSSAVSGNDNKKQQPQQQPQQQQQQQQQQQQQREINRVLKTYNPLTDAAFPGAIGMKKPQPTNMAASPTQQQTLQQNPWSISSGSPTTPDCFLNQGLVTQAPVAPPQLTHNIIQTEPNELSFNSSMNSFNDVDNSFNNAPPGGAPVDLGFGLNTVYDQPITMMQRLQADRRKRLIEYQQRLLRNGMSEWPGFETQIPVSQSLWDAPFIPNDSWASGLSSTLAAMEANPWSLGTPNPVQRSPPPHHQHIPPLINQNNQTANGWGMSNIWGSNSADAAAAAAAMAMADAGDALCNSPVLDALHVEQQQQQQQQQQQRASVVGFDPFNPLANIWGPQTTSAPPGMPPWATGSNEGSD; encoded by the exons taaCCAGTATGATGGAAATTCACTGTCAAATCCTATAAAATTTCAACCACCTTTACTAGACTTCCATCAACA GGCGGTCGGAATGCCTAAAATGGAGCAGGTTCTATTAATAAATACAGATACAGAGAACAGTCTCCACCTATTGTCAATATCGGGAAGCACGGTGCATTTTCACTGTTCATTCTTCCAAGATAAG ATCGTACCACCAGGTGCTAATACATCGTTTGATGTGGTATTTCTAGCGCGTCAAGTCGGCAATGTAGAAAATACATTGTATATTCATACATCACAAGGCACTTTTAGATATCAG GTGTTTGGTATCGGTACTCCGAACCCATACCGGTTACAGCCGTTTTTAGGAGCTAAAGTTCCATTAAATAGTAGTTTCTCGCCACTAATAAACATGCACAATCCAcatggaacctcgttacag GTGGTTGAAATGTACTCTAGTGGAGGTGACCTACATTTAGAATTACCTTCGGGTGAAAAAGAAGCTCCTAAAAAGTTATGG gAGATTCCTCCGTATGAAACTAAAACTGTGATGAAAGCAAGTTTCGTCGGAAGGAATGCGAATAATCATACAGCGTTCATAcgtataaaaactaataaaacTGACGATCCGACAGAAACACTTGTTCTACCTGTCGAAGTGGAAGTATCATCAG TTCCAGGTATATATTCACCGGTAGATGTGTTAGATTTTGATATTCTACGTACGTTGGACGGACCGAAAGCGTTACGATTAAATCTCATCAATTCCGGCACGAAACCGATTCATATAACG AGTGTATCAGTAAATGAGAGTAACCCAGCTGTTACAGTGGATTTTAGACCGGTGAAGTTATTACCAGGCGTTTTACGGCGTACACCAGTAGCACTAGTTACATTAACAG CTGCCAAAGCTTTGCACGCGCACCAATGGAGAGGAGATATAATCATCAAGACTAAAAATGAAGAGGCAAAATTAATCGTTCCATTTAGAGCTACAGTTTTACACGG GTCTCTTGTTTATGATTCGAATAATACCAAGTTTTATTCCGGTAAAACTTTAACGAATGTAACTCGTTGTATCCCGCTAACGAATACATTCAATTTCTCACTGGTTGTTTATAATATCACGTTACCGCCAGACGTCAGCAATTATTTTTCT ATAATGAATTTCTCGCGTCCGATGATAATTAAATCACGAGAGACGAATTCGTCGTTATGGGTGACATTTAAACCTAACGTTACAGATCTCCATTTTACGTTCATGTTACGTTTATCGACGAACGCCTCCGTATTTCATATCCCGATATTCGTTTATAACGGACAGTTAAAAGTCGTTCATCATCGTCCGGAAATCTATAAAGGTCAGTTAGATTTCGGGACGATGGGAGTCGAAGAGAAACGAAGTATGACGTTTACTTTACGCAATGATAACCCGGTTGAT ATTGTGATATCAGAATTTGGAGCGAATATGGAGAATACTTTAGTGGAACTGTTAGGAGTAGAGAAAGGAAATGGAACTACGCTAACACAATTACATAATAAATCAGAAATAGATATCAATCCT CTGATAATAAAGCCGTTTCATTACGCTGTATTTAGTGTAAATCTAATGGCTCCCGACTGGGAAGGCACATTCGTAGCTGAAATCATCATCGTTACACAATATGAAAACGTTTACATTCCAATGACTCTACGAACGGCTGAAGGAAGTTTAAACGCAAACCCAGAAATCATCGTATTCGATAATGTTTACCCT gGAAAAATAGCGCATAAGGTTCTACGAATTCATAGTTCGTTTGAGAATCTGATGGAAGTTCGAGAATTAACTTTCCAACCGAACGATACTCGATTTTACTATCGGCCACCAGAGCGCGTACCTGTCTATCTAGAACCGCAGCAAGATACAGTC ataggagaaatatattttgatgcTCGTAGAGAATGTCATGATGAATGTTATGTGGGTTTACCTACTTATACACCAG GTGGACATCAATGGTTATTAGGATTAACGTTAGATAAAGATGTAGCCGACACAGATCAGTATTGGTATACGAGATTTCAACAGAAATGGCAGGTGCTCGGAGCTAGGGAAAAATCTAC AATAAACGTTACGATACAACTAGATACAAATCAAGTGCGAGGTTTTTTATTTCCGGCCCACGCGCATTTACACTGGCCGCCACTTATTAGAAAAACATCTCGACTTAAGTTTCCACTCACACAGATAGGAAATACATCG GTATCAGAGTTTGTAATAGAGAATCCTGGTGATATTCCCGTTCTGATACAAGTATTACCACTATCCAGTTATCCAAGTCCTCATACTATTCTAGATATGACACAATTGAA gTTACCGAAAGATACAACAGATTTTATCGAaactgaagatgatgaaatatttacttTACAAGGATCTGAAATGTATGATCAG AAGAATAAACCGGTGATCGGATATCAGAAACTGATCGAGAATACTCTCGGAGTAAAACCACATCACAACAGTATTTCGGCGATGCTCGATCCTGGAAGTAAATTAAACGTTAAAATCGGATTTCAACCGAAAGATCCATCGTCAAGAACGACTCTTATCATCGTCAG gaATAATTTAACGATTATTGATACGATCGTAGTTCAAGGTCGCGGTGGAGTTGGAATGATGAAGTTTGGTAGTAAAGACTCTGCAGCTGCTGGCGCTGGTGCTGCTCCTAATTCAGCTCCGTTACAATTCGATATGACCGAAAAACACTTGAAATACTGTGATA aaaaaagaCAGAACAAAGGCGTTCTACCGAATTTTACAGTAAAACGACCGTTTATAATAAAAAACAGCGGAGAATTACCGTTTTTTGTTCATGGGTTTCATGTAAACGGTGAGCCGTGTGAAGGGTTCGGATTCCGCGTCCTCAACTGTGAAGGATTCGATTTAAAACCGAACAGTAgtcaaaaaatagaaattgc ATTTACGCCTGATTTTACGATGTCTAGAATACAGCGTGTTTTATCGGTTCATACGACTCTCGGACCGGTGTCTAATTACTCTCTACAAGCGACACTCCCGGCTCACATGTTAACACGTTGTTCAGCAGCTCTACCGCGCCCGCCGTGGGAACCCGTACTTTATTACTCAATTACTTCCTGTATGGGATTATTGCTGTTCTGCGTTTTAACTGCCGCGTATTTCGAAGCCGATCGCGTATTCTCAGCGGATATAATCTTACGTCGTTCGCGCAGTCAGAACGGAAACAGCAGCGCCGGGGGAGGGGGGGTCGATAGATCGAAAATATTCGATTTAAAAACAATCGCCGGCGTTAAAACTTCCTCCACcgattcgtcgtcgtcgtcgtctgcGACGAAAATGACGAAGATTATCGCGGATTTATCGAACGGACACGTGGAGAAAAATCGAGCATCGGGGGCCGCGGGTACCCCGAACAGCGTTCACAGAACAACTCGATCTAACGAGAAAAAAGACGCGTCGCAACACGTCGCGATTAACGGAATTAAACACCAGACAACGACTGATTCCTCATCGGCGGGGGCAACCGGctcgaaaaaaaataaaataaataacacgaaaaaatcatctaatgatCTCAGAGAACGCTCGGGCAGCGGAAAAGATTCATCAGTTACCATGACTACGACTACACCGACTATTACAACAATTAAACCGGAGATGACGACGACAGTAGCGGCGGCGGCTGGTGCGAGCAGCGGAGTAGACTGCATCGATCAGATTACTATAAATACGCACCACGATAAtaaccagcaccagcaccagcagcagcagcagctgcacaACGCTCTACTCATTACTGATAATACAGctactaataataatatgatatacgACTTTGATGAAACCAGTGACTTCAAGAGAGAATCTG GTAAACCGAAAATGAAGAGAAAAAGTCGAACGAAACAAGATGAATTCCGATCTAAAACATTGGACGTTTATGAGTTGGACGACACTTCATCGACAACCACTGAATCTAGTgtcgataatgatgataag ttGTCAAGCGCTCGTGATTCGACCCCGGAACCAATTTTACCGACAAAAACTCGAAAAATCAGCAAAgataagaaaaacaaatcatcatCGAATCACCATGGCGATAAATCagctgcggcaatagaggatacGAAGGATGAAGACGATGATTTcgttttgaatacaaaatcTAAAGCACACAAGAAAATCGGGCGTCTTGATCCTAAAAAATCATTCGGTGGAAATATTCTACGACCCAG TTCACTTGAATTACCGTATACAACTAAACTAGAATCATCATCTAAAGAGAATACACAACCTAAATCAGACGAGATTAAACTGAGTAAAAAATCCAGCAAAAACAACAAACGTAATAAGAATAAAGGATCAG ATGTTAGTACCGATAGTGATGTGAGTGACCACTCGGCGGCGCCACTATGGGATACCGGTGATATATCCCTTCAACCCG gtGATCTTACCGACCTCGCGCAGCAGACGGAACTATTCGCTTTAAAACACCAGCGCCACCTGCAGTCGATGAACCTTAACGCGCAACAACcgcaaatgatgatgaatgctGATATGAGTTTGACTCCCGGTGCAGCGCCACCTAGTAGCTATAGCAGCGCAGTCAGCGGTAACGATAACAAGAAACAACAACCGCAACAGCAAccacagcaacagcagcagcaacagcaacagcagcagcagcaacggGAGATCAATCGTGTTTTAAAGACATATAATCCTTTAACTGATGCTGCATTCCCTG GAGCGATCGGAATGAAGAAACCTCAACCGACAAACATGGCCGCCTCTCCGACTCAACAACAGACATTACAACAGAATCCGTGGAGTATTTCATCTGGTAGTCCTACTACACCTGACTGTTTCCT GAATCAAGGGTTAGTCACGCAGGCACCGGTGGCGCCACCTCAGCTCACTCATAACATCATACAAACTGAGCCGAACGAACTGTCGTTTAATTCATCGATGAACAGTTTCAACGACGTCGATAATAGCTTCAATAATgcaccaccaggtggcgctccCGTCGACT TGGGATTTGGATTGAACACAGTTTACGATCAGCCAATCACGATGATGCAGAGGTTACAAGCGGACAGACGCAAAAGATTGATCGAATATCAGCAGAGATTATTGCGTAACGGAATGTCTGAATGGCCTGGATTTGAGACACAGATACCGGTCAGTCAGAGTTTGTGGGATGCTCCGTTTATTCCTAATGATTCATGGGCTAGTGGACTGTCATCTACTCTCGCCGCGatg GAGGCAAACCCGTGGAGTTTAGGAACCCCGAACCCGGTTCAGCGATCGCCCCCTCCGCATCACCAACACATAccgccattgatcaatcagaATAACCAAACGGCTAACGGTTGGGGAATGTCGAATATTTGGGGTTCTAACTCAGCTGATGCGGCAGCTGCAGCAGCTGCTATGGCGATGGCGGATGCTGGAGATGCGTTGTGTAATTCACCCGTTTTGGATGCTCTCCATGTTGAG cagcagcaacagcagcagcagcagcagcaacaacgtGCATCTGTTGTAGGATTCGATCCTTTCAATCCGCTCGCCAACATCTGGGGTCCTCAAACGACTAGCGCGCCCCCGGGCATGCCTCCGTGGGCTACTGGGTCTAACGAGGGCAGTGATTAA